Proteins found in one Anabas testudineus chromosome 1, fAnaTes1.2, whole genome shotgun sequence genomic segment:
- the nol11 gene encoding nucleolar protein 11-like: MAALYEGYTLCGLAPAQNLSNSGIQGIEEERDSDHVVVTDSTRSVMLYKVSDQKPLGSWTVKQGQNLTCPAVFNSQTKEYVAVSDNKVIRIWKEEDILLDKAFKATVSSDVWRVHCVHGGEPVVLFQRGAVRLLDSLLAAPQQPINEVLAEEEAIRWSINMVAETQQFVIFTTEQKGDNFLYVQRLNPNTLQRYRLEKEEPGISPLSFSASFRDQHIRLLYLYPNGHMYQSVVSVRGPGAEEGAQALPLPRSLLLALPVSEGLLEAASALVLDEAHVAVVGVPHPSAGAGKDFLCIWNANFQTLQAGKEMAGKIYGQLWSYSNKLFIPHGKTLSVIPYECPKSSLASALGKLRQAQAEESKAPALVPSWNNILHGEKVQPSRTVDTRKTRTNRKTQSTPSLTADQVLELIKTASVEEVQKEVEGLLSRVDIQVLQPSVGQLAATLVSRSLADPAFYTPTTLAQIVHTQCLCHSVCPDLVLLALERKDYFLCQLCLQFFPDIPEAVTCACLKAFISIPDVDAEKASLDPDSISFMETLMSRECGQVGLQNGFSPTSFEGGHSEDKETTPIPPEQICPVGLHKAVLLNEVLQTAYSDTFLLPHLKDLCSQHVVLFLQYLQFLYQRCSQDSFPQMHGLRSPSLNQIMDWVCLVLDAHFTVLVMTPEAKGLLLNLHSFVKSQVRLVSELGKIEGSLQELNKMKVKKDVGQYSIEVIELF, from the exons GTATCGGATCAGAAGCCACTGGGCAGCTGGACAGTCAAACAAGGACAAAACCTGACCTGTCCAGCAGTCTTCAACTCGCAGACCAAGGAGTATGTAGCAGTCTCAGACAACAAG gtGATCAGAATTTGGAAGGAAGAAGATATCCTCTTGGATAAGGCCTTTAAAGCAACA GTGTCATCAGATGTCTGGCGGGTCCACTGTGTACATGGAGGGGAGCCTGTGGTCTTGTTCCAAAGAGGAGCTGTGAGACTGCTAGACTCTCTGCTCGCTGCTCCCCAGCAGCCCATTAATGAAGTCCTGGCTGAAGAAGAGGCCATAAG gTGGAGCATAAACATGGTGGCAGAGACACAGCAGTTTGTCATCTTCACCACTGAACAG AAAGGAGATAATTTCCTCTATGTGCAGAGACTAAATCCCAACACCCTACAGAGGTACCGGTTAGAGAAAGAGGAGCCTGGTATCTCTCCACTCAGCTTCTCCGCCTCCTTCAGGGATCAACACATCCGCCTGCTTTATCTTT ACCCTAATGGTCACATGTACCAGAGTGTAGTGTCTGTAAGGGGCCCGGGGGCTGAAGAGGGGGCCCAGGCTCTACCACTGCCCCGTAGCCTGCTGCTGGCCCTTCCCGTCAGTGAGGGCCTGCTGGAGGCAGCATCAGCCCTGGTCCTGGATGAAGCCCATGTAGCTGTAGTGGGAGTTCCACACCCCTCTGCCGGAGCTGGTAAAG ACTTTTTGTGCATCTGGAATGCCAATTTCCAGACGCTTCAGGCAGGAAAAGAGATGGCGGGTAAAATCTACGGGCAG CTATGGAGCTATTCCAACAAGTTATTCATTCCACATGGGAAAACCCTCTCTGTTATTCCTTATGAGTGCCCCAAATCCTCCCTGGCCTCTGCACTTGGGAAACTAAGGCAGGCCCAAGCTGAGG AGTCCAAAGCTCCTGCGCTGGTACCATCCTGGAATAACATTCTGCATGGAGAGAAAGTTCAGCCATCAAGAACAGTGGACACCAGgaaaact aGAACAAACCGTAAGACCCAGTCAACACCTAGTTTAACAGCTGACCAAGTTCTGGAGCTCATAAAG ACAGCATCAGTAGAAGAGGTCCAGAAAGAGGTGGAGGGGCTTCTCTCCAGGGTAGACATCCAAGTCCTGCAGCCCTCAGTAGGGCAGCTAGCAGCAACACTTGTGTCGCGGAGCCTGGCTGATCCGGCCTTTTACACCCCTACAACTCTGGCACAGATCGTGCACACACAGTGcctctgtcacag TGTGTGTCCTGACCTTGTGCTATTGGCCCTGGAGAGGAAGgattattttctgtgtcagcTCTGCCTGCAGTTCTTCCCTGACATCCCTGAAGCTGTCACCTGTGCCTGTCTCAAGGCATTTATCAG TATTCCAGACGTCGATGCAGAGAAAGCTAGTCTAGATCCTGACAGCATCTCCTTCATGGAAACCCTGATGTCAAGGGAGTGTGGCCAGGTTGGTTTGCAGAATGGTTTCAGCCCGACCTCCTTTGAAGGGGGTCATTCAGAAGACAAGGAGACGACTCCCATCCCACCAGAACAGATCTGTCCAGTGGGATTACACAAGGCTGTTCTACT GAATGAGGTCCTGCAGACGGCATACAGTGACACTTTCCTCCTCCCACACCTGAAAGATCTCTGCTCTCAGCATGTTGTT CTTTTTCTTCAGTACCTGCAGTTCCTCTACCAGAGGTGCTCCCAAGATTCTTTCCCACAGATGCATGGATTAAGATCCCCAAGCCTAAATCAG ATCATGGATTGGGTTTGCTTGGTGTTGGATGCACATTTCACAGTGCTGGTGATGACTCCGGAGGCCAAAGGCTTACTGCTGAACCTCCACAGCTTTGTTAAGTCTCAG GTGAGACTGGTTTCAGAGCTTGGCAAGATCGAGGGCAGCCTCCAAGAGCTCAATAAGATGAAGGTGAAGAAGGACGTCGGGCAGTACTCCATTGAAGTCATTGagctattttaa